In the genome of Schistocerca piceifrons isolate TAMUIC-IGC-003096 chromosome X, iqSchPice1.1, whole genome shotgun sequence, the window TACCATAACTGTAAGTGCGATTAGCCTCAACCATCATATACTTAAAGAATGGCCATTTGGAGTTGGGACAACCACTTAGTGTCTCTGTTGGTCCAGGGGACATTGCTGAtacgtacttttcaattcaataaatttcagccgtacactttaagatattttatttcgaaagcaaccagtttcggcaattcattttgccaccttcaggcccctgcataataaGAGTATAGATGTAATATAAGGGTGTATAAATCAAGTTTACAAGAAGTGACAGGTAATCGTAATACCGCTTAAGCTTAAAAATGATGAAAGTATTGACGTTAAATCATATCTGTGTGTACATCCAGCACCATAGGCTAAAACATGTGTAGGTATTTGTTGATCATAAAATCTTTAACATCACAGATATGTTGGTATTCTCCTTTAAGTTTGTTAAATCGAGAGCTGAAGAAACTAGTTAGTTACGTGAAAAATTCCCAGTAAGTAACTTAGGCGGAGCCTCTtcagatgaccgagcgaggtggcgcagtggtttgcacactgggctcgtattcgggaggacgacggttcaatcccgcgtccggtcatcccgatttaggttttccgtgatttccttaaatcgttcaggcaaatgccgagatggttcctttgaaagggcacggccgacttccttccccatcattccctaccCCAACCCTCTTCAGATGGGCATTGGCTTTGCCGTATTTTCTACCGTGCTCAGATACAGATTAAGGAACTCCTCAGCAAGTGCTAGAAGTCACAGTTTAATCGTGGCAGTTCGAAAAGTGTCCCAACGTATATTACGAATATTTCTTATTGTAATTCGGagacggccgctgtggtctagcggttctagacgcttcagtccggaactgcgcagctgctacggtcgcaggttcgaatcctgcctcgggcatggatgtgtgtgatatccttagattagttaggtttaagtagttctaagtctatgggactgctgacctcagatgttaagtcccatagtgcttagagccatttgaaccatttgtaattcggAAGTGATTTGTGAGTACAAAAATGTTTACTCTACACAGCCGGAAACATTTTTATAAATGTACACTCCAAGGGAAAATAatgcgacgcaccacgaaggaattattcgtatGGGAGGAAATcggtgtgatgtacatgtgcagacaaacaaatgattgcagtttcagacAAATCGTGTGGTTTACTCGAAAGGAGGAACTTCACAAACAGAGAAAGTCAGTAAcggaaacagttattcggcttggtattgatttacATAGTTGATAGATTTCCTcctgagagatggttcaaatggttcaaatggctctgagcactatgggacttaacatttatggtcatcagtcccctagaacttagaactacataaacctaaccaacctaaggacagcacacaacacccagccatcacgaggcagagaaaatccctgaccccgccgggaatcgaacccgggaacccgggcgtgggaagcgagaacgctaccccacgaccacgagatgcgggccctcctGAGAGATAGCATGCCAAATTTTGTTCAGTTGGCGTATTAGATCGTTAAAATCATGAGCTAGTTGGATGTAACTTCGCATAGtagagtccgccccgatagctgagtgttcgctgtcgggcttggccggcacttggatgggtgaccatccaggccgccatgtacTGTTGACGTGGAGGCAGCGAACCCGTTTAACCATTCGGCCCTGGAATAATCGCTATCAACGGAAACATCAGTAAGTTTCAACAGGAGATACATATTACTTATCAACATGGATGAAGTATCGAGGGAAACCAAAAGCATAGTAGACAAGGTTTTAAAGGACGTCGGAAAGGCATCTGCTGCAAAACAACTTGTAATTGGAACCGTCTCCGGATGGTGTACTGGTTTTGTGACAATGAAAGTTGGAAAAGCGGCAGCAGTTGCAGTTGGAGGTGGCATTATTTTGTTACAGATTGCAAATCATAAAGGTTATTTGAAAATTAACTGGGATAAAGTTCACAAAGAAGTAGATAAACTTGCTGATAAGGTAGAAGAAAAAGCTACAGGAGATGGTCCCAAATTCTTGGACAAGGTGGGTGCTTTTGCGCGTGCAAATACTCCTGCAGCTGCTGGGTTTGTTGGGGGCTTTTTAATAGGAATAGCTTCCTCTTAAAATACTTTCTCTCAATTTTGTAATAAAGAATTTTATCAGTTAAATTGCTTCCTGTTTTAGATGGAACGACTGGTCGATCGAAATATTGATAAGGCTGAAGAGTTATTGAAGAACAAGCAGCGCAAAGCAAAGCGTTGGTACCATAGTTTTATTGGTGATGAAGACTATTTCCAGGTTCAAGAAATTCATATTTTCCTTGCTTCATTTGTTTTGGGTTTTTCGGTCGGAATTGTGATAGCCTCCTGAATCGAATGAAAAGGAAGAGCATTCATGTAGATTACTGTAATTTAAGGCATTTTACTAAACTTGAGTTATTTATTTCTGTAATGAAGAGGTAATAGTGAGTAGAACTGGATTTTTCGTGACTGATAAGAGCTTTAAGGCAGACTGTAGAATCTCATAAATGAATTATACAAGAGGTATATGTCAGACTGGTTTTTCCAGGTGATGTGGCTGGAGTATGCTTTGTGTAATTTATTTCAAGATAACACACCTAATTTTTGTCaccttataaattattatttattaaacgtaAGGTACCTAATAAGTTCCCTATGACTGATAATTTGAAAGTATTAACTGTTCACACAATTGATATGTGATATAGTATAGATTGTATGCAATAAATATTGTGTAGTAATAAATTATATTGTGTTTTGACAATTTTGTCCTTTTGGCATTATCAAAATTACAATGTATTTCATAAAAACTGCATAGTTGCAGAGGATTGCAATGTGTAGGGGACTGCAGAGATCCATAAAAATAATAGACAAACTATAGAAAAAGGGAAAGTCATTAACCACTtacgtatattaaaaaaaaaattcttcagtgtGTATTTACCTTTTTTACTCACATTGATGCTGGCATTTATATTAAATTGGGTCAAGCTACCATGGATGTCCTTTGCTTTGAGTCAGGGTAACAAAAGTACTTAAAAGTAGATGATCTGATTTCAAATTAGTGCTTTGTGATATGATTTATTATGTAACAATTCAACATGTACCAGTCACCAAACTCAATAATCATTAGCATTTATTTTCAGCAGGTGGTTATCAGGGTTTTTgggcttcatttcagatttaattaaaattttttgtagaGAGAATTCTTTTGTTGATAATGTTCAACTGATTTTTCATATGTGTATAAATCTGAACTTTGTAATAGCCCCTTCTGTACTGGAAGTTCTTCTCAGTGAATGCTTCACAATTGTAACATTATGTTTTGGATTATTAGTATGCACAAATATCCTTACAAACTGCATCTCATCCTGCACATGTGGTAAGATACCGTTAATGAATAAATTTGTTCTTTTCTgcactcataaaaaaaaaaaaaaaagtgttcagcgtgatggattgccgtcctatgggcccgggttcgattcccggctgtgtcggggattttctccgctcagggactgggtgttgtgttgtcttcatcatcattttatctccatccggcgcgcaggtcgcccaatgtggcgtcgaatgtaataagacctgcaccaaggcggccggacctgccccgtaaggggcctcccggtcaacgacgccaaacgctcatttccatagtaGGACTAGGCAAGCATGAAAACAACCAGAAAAACTCTCCCtacgtgcgggcgggcattatacttctgaaatgtaagctcagtatggcttgtggttatgccaga includes:
- the LOC124721557 gene encoding FUN14 domain-containing protein 1-like, whose amino-acid sequence is MDEVSRETKSIVDKVLKDVGKASAAKQLVIGTVSGWCTGFVTMKVGKAAAVAVGGGIILLQIANHKGYLKINWDKVHKEVDKLADKVEEKATGDGPKFLDKMERLVDRNIDKAEELLKNKQRKAKRWYHSFIGDEDYFQVQEIHIFLASFVLGFSVGIVIAS